The Trueperaceae bacterium genomic sequence CGTCCCGGCCTACAGCCCGTTCTCGCCGGCCACGTTCGTGACCGACATGAACGACGAGAAGATCCCCAAGCGCGACCCCGAGAAGGTGCGCGAGCTGCTCGAGCTCGCGGGCTCGCCCGACGGCTTCTCGTTCGAGGTCCTCTACGTCGCTGACGAGGAGTCGAACCGCCTCATCACGCTGTTCCAGGCGATGTGCGCCGAGTTCGGCATCCAGGTCCTCCCGCAGCCGACCGAGTTCGGCCAGATCCTCGCCCGCGCCGGCGACGGCAACTACACCGCCGCCTGGATCTCCCTCACGCCGCGCAACGACCCCGACCTCAGCGCCTACCCGTGGTTCCACTCGCAGAGCACGAACTTCGGGCAGATCGACAACCCGAGGATCGACGACCTCCTCACGCGCGCCCGCGCCGTGAGCGACATCTCCGAGCGCCGCGAGCTCTACCGCGCCGCGGCCGACGAGCTGCTCCTCGAGATGCCCTACCTATTCCTGTTCCACCGGGCGGAGATCAAGGCGTACCGCGACCGCGTCCAGAACTACCCGCACATCGCCGACGGGATGATGCGGTTCGAGCAGGTCTGGGTCGACGACTGAAGACCTAGACAGGCGACGCCGGGGGCGGGCCTCACGCGCCCGCCCCCGGTTCCGCCCCGCTCACGCATGCTCTCCTTCGTAGCCAACCGCGTCCTCACCGCCATCCCCGTGATCGTCCTGATCACGGTCGCGGTGTTCTCCGTCATGCAGCTCCTGCCCGGCGACCCGACCCTGGCGATCCTCGGCGACGAGGCGACCCCGCAGTCGCGCGCCGCGCTCCGCGAGCGCATGGGCCTCAACCGCCCCGTGCACGTCCAGTACCTGAGCTGGCTGGGCGGCCTGGCCAAGGGCGACCTCGGGCGCTCCCTCGTCGACAACACGCCCGTCGTGCGCGCCGTGTCGTTCGCGTTCCCCGTCACCCTGCAGATCGCCCTCGTGTCGCTGTTCATCTCGCTGTCTGTCGGGGTGCCGCTCGGCATCCTCTCGGCCGTCAGGCGGGGCGGCGTCGTGGACGCGCTCAGCTCGGTCTTCGCCCTCTCCGCGATCTCCATACCGGCGTTCTGGGCCGGCATCTTGCTCATGTACTTCGTCGCGCTGCAGCTCGGCTAGTTCCCCTCGTCGGGCTTCGTGCGCTTCAACGA encodes the following:
- a CDS encoding ABC transporter permease encodes the protein MLSFVANRVLTAIPVIVLITVAVFSVMQLLPGDPTLAILGDEATPQSRAALRERMGLNRPVHVQYLSWLGGLAKGDLGRSLVDNTPVVRAVSFAFPVTLQIALVSLFISLSVGVPLGILSAVRRGGVVDALSSVFALSAISIPAFWAGILLMYFVALQLG